The DNA region GGTTTTCCAGGGATTTCTCCAGCGTATTGAAGTTCATGAAGATCTGTGGGGGTAGGTATTAAGTAATGGAAGGTATTTATATGCTCTCTAAGCCCACCTTCAAAGCATTAACCACTTGGTTTTGATTGCGCTCCTGCAGGCCAGTGACCAACTGCATCTGGGTGAGGTTTCTTATCTTCTGACCCGAACTGATCACATAGGCTCGCTCCTGCTGGATGAACTCCAGGTCCTTGAGCTCTTTGTCCTCGATTAGTTGACCCAGTTCGAAGTGCAGTTCCGCCTGGCGAAGGACATCCTTGGTGCCCTTCAGCTTGGCCGTGAGGGTCAGTAGTGTTCCTGCCGAGCGGAGAAGGTGACTGACATCGTGCAGGCGACCGAGCACCTGCGTCTGGTTTTCCACCTGCTGGTACTGCGTGTCCACCTGGCTCTTCAGCCGGTGTCCCGTCTCCCTGACCCGCTGCACATCCTCAGCCAGCGCATTTAGCGCCGCATCGAATCGTCCTGCGTGGGTGGCCTGCTGCAGCAGAGCTCCATGTTTATCCCTCACCTGCTGGTGCAGCTCCTCCTTGGTGTTCTGCAGTTGTTTCGACAGCTCCTGGATCTGCTGGCCAATGGTTAGGTGCGACATAGAAGCGGTGTAGTCGTCATCATCTGAACCCGCCGTCTTAGAGTTTGGGGGCTTGGTGGCGCCCGGATCACCAGTGACCATGGTGGAGGATGCTTTTATCTATGGGAAGACCAACTAGAAAAGATTATAGCACATTTACTTATGTTAATTCAggtaattttgttttattactAACAATTGTTTTTCCACGCAACCAAAAGCGGTTTTTAATCGATAACAGTGCAAGGGTGTGGGCCAAAAATTATTTAGGGGGTtcgatttttaaaataatttaaacgatcgttttaaattataaaggATGTATATTTTAGAGGACatcgttaaaaaaaaattaaattgatattcccagaatgaaaataaaattgtagatttaaaaaaaaaataaaatctataTAATCTAACTTGATAAAACGTAAACAAtcgttttttaaatatttgcagtATTATACatcacaaaaataaatatatacttattttaattttgaggtacaatataatttttttaacccCCCAATCTACGCCCTTGTTATGTGCATTATCGATAACTTGAGTCAGCTGTTGCTTAGTTTGTTTTGTGTAAATAATTTGATGCGGAGaaaaaacttaattttattgttataAGTCCTCTGCTTTCACACCTGCACACATTTCCCATGTCGGACGACATCAAGAAGTATTTAGACGGCCTGCTGCAAAAGTACATACTGCCTTTGAACAAGAGTTTCGTTTCCGATTTAATTTACTTATCTTATTTTCCCTCAAAGGGTCAGCGGCCTGTACGTGATTCAGATTACGGATCGTGATGGAGTGCCCCTCCTGCGGGTCAGCCAGGAGAAGAACGTGGACTTCGCCCTGATGCCCTCGTTCATACCCACATTCACCACCGCCTGCGACCAGGCGAGCAAACTGGGTCTGGGCAGGAACAAGACCATCATCTCCATGTACTCCAACTACCAGGTGGTCCAGATGAACAAGCTTCCGCTGATCCTAACATTTGTGGGCGCGGAGAACTGCAATACAGGCCACATCCTGGCCCTGGAGCACCAGGTCGATGGCTATTTGGAGGACATAAAGCTCGCTGTCACCGAGGCATAGAATTAATCTACACTGTAATTgcatattttctaaaattacTAAATGTTTATACTTTATTGAAACCGAATTTTGTTGGGAATcatgaaaatacatttttccgTAGAAATCTGTATAATCTTGATCGACAGATGCGTGCCTCTAGGGATTTTAATATACCTAGCAGTTGATCTCTAAAAGATTAAAAATTACAGGTTTACAAGAAATGTTGACACTTTATTCAAAATGCAAATGTTTATTTAGTTCACTATTTTATATAATGTATTTTGTGGGCTCAAAATGATTGGGATTCATTTAACTAAGTTCTTGTCCTAAAAAATCTCTTTTCTACTGAAATTTGAATCTAAATTGTGCTCAACACATAATTAAACCAAAGGGTTTACATGATACTTTTCTAAAATACATCCAAAAACCCCTAACCGCTCCAACAAACAATTATCATTGTGCGCAACTatggttttttaaaaatactagGTGTTTACACTTTATTCAGAATGAAACTGGATGTACTTTTTGCTTAAATGCATACACTGAATTAATTTGCTACAATTCTTGATTTTCCTGCTGCAGTTTGGGAATGATCTCGACAAAATGGATATCCttctttaaaactaaaatacaATCCCCAAATCTCTGATCTTCGTATGccaagcacacacacatctCTTCGGCTCCATCTTGATTGCTGATCTTTTCAGAGTTCGTCGTGCAGTTTCTCCGAATCCGCCTGGAAAGCTTCGCTATCGCAGGCAGCGGGTGTCTCGAATTCAAAGTAATATTCACAGCGATTGGGTTCGCTGACGGCAGTGATCTTGGGTTCCAGAGCACATCTGATGTTGACAATGGCCGAACGATTGGGACCATTCCAGCAGGAGGCTCCATTGGCGTACTTCTGCTGCGAATACTTCTTGGGCTCGCCAATCCAATTTTCCCAGCGACCCAGCGTAGTTTCGGCTCCTCCACTTCTCGACTTTTGAGAAGCGCGATCGAAGGGACACAGAGTGTACACATACTCCCGATCCTCGTAGTTGTAGCACTGGCCATCGTGAACAGCCCACTCCTCCGTCTGGCCGTAACCCTTGTTGTTCTGATCATCAATCTCCCTAACCTCCTGCTCGATCTCCCGCAGGCTGCGTTCCACTTCTTCCAGAGCATTTCGTGCCTCGTTGGCCTGCTGTATCAAACGCTGTGTCTCCGGATCGTAATTCGGTGGCGTAACATCCTCCACATCAGGGGAAGCCTCGCCCACGCCCACATCGGGTTCCTCGTCATCGTACTGATCCTCCTCGCCCTCCTCGTCGGCTTCAATATCTTCACCACTGGCCAGTTCAGCTTGTTCTGAAAGAATGTCAAAAGGATTACATTATTTTTGCGTTCTCTATGAATTCATTGGCCGTTTCCTCATCTGCATGTTAAACTAGAAGTAGGTTTTAACCATAGAAAACATATGGAAATGTAGAATTTAAAGTGTACTTTTAGTTTAACATATGTACCAAAAACGGTCCTTAGAGTTTTTCAAAGgaattaaacattataatctAATAATGCTTATTCAAATCAGTTATGCTCAATGCACCAAGGCAAAAATAAGAGATTCATTCCAACTTTATCCAGATAATTTTATAACCGACATAAAAAGCGTCACTGacgttaaataaaatatttactcaTCTGGAGTGTGGACAAAGAAAGTATCTGCCTGTTGCAATACACAAAGCATGAAAATTTCTTACCTTCGCTTGGCTTTGGCGGTGTGGGCTGAATAGCTTCGGTGGAGGCCTCAGCCTGCTCGGTTTCAGGTTTTGGCGGATGCGGCGGTTGGAAGAGACCCTCGGCCAGCATTGCCAGAGGCTTAATCCTTGGCCAGGCTAGAGTGACAAACGCATCCAAATCCACTCGTTCCCGCTCATCCAGGAAGAACTTGGCCTCCTCCACAGTAACCACGCCGTTGCGATCCCTGTCCAGATTCATGTCGACCATCAGTTCGGTGACCTCCACGAAGCCATCCTTGTTGGTGTCGTAGCGCACGAAACTGAGGGAGGCCTCTTGGCGCATCTGTTGTGGCTCCTGCTCCGCCTGAGCGGTCTCCGCTTCTACTTCTCGCTGCTGTTCCTTGTAGATTTCAATGGCCTCCGATTCCAGAGCCTCAGCGGTCTTTTTCAGTTGCTCCTTTTCGGAGCGCAACAGCTCTTGTTCCTTGCGGCGTTGATCCAACTCAAGTCGGCGAGCCTCCCGTTCCGCCCTCAGCTGCTTGCCGCGAGTGATCATCTCCAGACGCCGCTCGGCTCCTCGTTTGTGCAGCTCCGCTTCGTTGCGCCTCTGAACAGCAGCCGCTGCTCCGAGCTCAAGGCAGGTGTTGGCGCAACCAACCACCTGTGACTCATCGCTGCCGTCGCAACAGTCACAGATACCGTCCTGCACCTGGGAACTGGGTATGTCCACCGACTGGTGGCCCTTGTTCAGACAATGGAACTGACCCTTCGGACAGGCTGAGGTGCCCGGCTCATCGCTACCGTCCGCACAGTCGCAGTAGTCGTCGTTGACCTGGGAGAAGGGTATGCTCCGGCTGCCATCCAAGCAGGTCCAACTGTTGTCGCCCGACCGCGGTTGGTACAGTGAAGCCTTGGCCAGTGAGACGCCCAGTGGACGTGGAACCTCGCTGGCAGCACCTGCGTTCAGGTTGAGCAGGGCCACCAGCAGGGCTATTAGCACCATTTGACTGACTCTCAAGCCTTGCATTCTGGCGGTGGTTATTGCTACTCCTAGTTAATCTCCTAATTTGAGTTGGTCGCCGTGTGCTGTAAATCTTACGTGGAATTTGCTATGGTTTTTACGACTCGTAAAATGCCGGTGCAGCACTATCGATGGCAGTGAAGACAACTATCGATAACAGCAGACAGGGGTGGGCGAGAGAATGGCTAAGGGGTTTAACGTAAATAGCCTAAATAGCTTTCGGAATACAGTAAATCCTTGaatgaattatttaataaaactaCAGGCAATAAATTATGCAATATTTACTAATTTACAAGTTTTCGACTTTAATTGTTTAGTGAAATTCTTTTGTAGGAGTTAATAGCCCGTGAACGCCCTTGCCACGCCACTGACTGTTCAACGATGTGGCAACTCCGCTCAATCAGCTGCCGGTTCTGTTTGTTATTCAACCAAAGTGGAGGAGCAAAGAACCCATAAAACAATGGAATTTCTGACTaaagtgtgggccaaggaggCAGTAACTCCCGTCGAAATAGAAGCAACCACCGGCACAGCGCAGAAAAAAACCAGTCCACAGCCAGATAAAGCACCTGCAAGTAAAGAATCCTCTGAGGAAACGACCACCGCTCAGAAGGATTGGGGTTATGACCTATATCCAGAGCGAAGGGGTGAAACCTTCAAGCCCAAATGGACACGGGTACTGTTCGGAATGGAGGGCCAGGAGAATCTGGATCGCTTCAAGTGCGAGGAGAATGTCTATTGGTGTGTCAAGAACGGTCCGCTGGTGAAACTGATGATGGGAGCCCTGAAGAGCTCCGGTTGTCCCATCGATTTGCGTCGCCACATCTCCTGCGAGGTGTGCGATCCATCGGTCACCGGCGGCTACGATCCCAAGCTCAACCAGATTGTGGTGTGCCAGAATATGGCCAAGAACAAGAGCATGGTCCATGGAGTGCTCACCCACGAGATGATTCACATGTTCGACTATTGCAACAATGATATGGACTTTCGGAACGTAGACCACCTGGCCTGCACGGAGATCAGGGCGGCGAACCTGGCACATTGCTCCTTTTTGAGCGCCATGTTCCAAGGAGACGCCTCGCCATTCAATGTCAAGGAGGCGCATCAGGTGGGTGAAAACAATACCTTGGAAAATAACTACTCATGAAAGACATTTAGGCCGATCTGTCTATTTATAATATACAAAATTATAGAATCCTTAAGTCATTCTTTGTTATCATCCTTTTTTATAAATCGTTACAAACTAAAGAATTCGCGAGAAATCTAAATTTAAGGTATACAAAATATcccaacatttttaaagataagcttgtttttttattattaggCTTTGTCTTATAACGTGTTTATAAGTTTTTTTGGTACTTAAGAAACTAAATCTACCTTATTGTTTACCATTCCAGAATTGTGTCAAGTCCAAAGCCCTGGCTTCTGTACTGGCTGTGCGGAATATAACCAAAGCAGATGCCATCGCTGCTGTGGAACGAGTTTTCCCCAAATGCTATGCCGATCTGGAGCCCATTGGCCGGCGAATTCGACGCAATTCCACGGACCAGCAGAAGGCCTACATGGAGGGACCCATGTACGGCTATGATGTATATTAAATTGTTGTATATGATTTCGTTTTTAAGTACCTACACAAAAAAGTTGAATAAAACTATGTTTTAAGCCATGGAAATTTTTAATGTCGCGCTGTCAGacagttttatatttaaaactaaatgGTTGGTTATTAATTAAATGATGTACGATTAACCATGAAAATGTACCAAGTTCATAGGATAAATTcgattaattaatttgtttacacAAAAACATTCCATATAAAACCGAAAATTAGAACTCATGTATTCAGTTCACGTTTCAAAAGCAAAAGAATCAAAACCATGGAGGATTGTGAAATATTTGGAATGATATTCGAAATCATTAGCGATATGCTGTTTGGCAGTAAGTTGGAGGATATAGGCGAAGTGGAACTGGATAAGTaaaataagccaaaaatatgtttaaaatattcttaaaataaataaaatagaagatatttgaaaaacaaattttcttttgCAGCTGACAGCTCttctgatgatgatgatgacgactCTTCTACCACCTAAAATGCATTTATTAACACGCCCCTGgattattatataaataaatttccaTAACTCAATAATGAATTCAAATAGGtaacctttaaaaaaaaaattcaaccAATTTGAAAGTTCGAGTCATACCCAACAAGATCAACTGctggaaatatatatttattttctcaACATCCTATTTTACCAGGAAATGAgtgatttatatttatataatatttataaataggCCTATAATCATACTATTTCCTGTTTGTAATGCTAGCGAGGAGTACTTTGGTGATTactataaaaactaaaattgaaATAATCTCCCCATCGTGATGTAAcaaagcaaataaatttgATATGATTATTTACCTTTAAAACGTTTTCAATAGGCACAATATGTTTTGTGTATTATTGACCCAAATCATGCAATCGTTTTTGATTCGAATTAAGCTCCAATTGCTCGTGCGTTTTTGTCATGGCTCATTAAAGGGGTCTTGGTCAAAATCGCTCTCGAGCAGTAATGCCTTTGTATTCAGTTACAAAACGTTGAGCACACCGGATCGAATATGTTTTGGGATCTAATCGGTGGAATTTTCGAGTTCATTTTCGGACTCTTGTTTCCCAGtaagtttataattttcatcataTTTATTCCATTGGTCAACTATGGGTTTCCTTTGTTGTTTAGGTTCCGGCAGTGGAGACGAACCAGATTCTGAGGAGGTGGAAACCACTTGATGGCCTAAAATAATATAGCTTGTGTACCCTTTTAAATTGCAAAAGTTCCATGTTTTCGCTTTATTAAATCTACGTAAAGTATGTATTTTTAACATAAATTGCTTAATCAGCTACTATATCTTCATAGTATTCATTAAAAGTGAGGATTATATACAGTGCGCACTCGATACACGCATTTCAACAAGGTGCTTAGTTCAAAACAGTTTGAACTGCTTTTTCAGTTCCATTTTCTTCCATTTGGGCAGCTCGTCAAATTCATAAAATGacattttaaaaacagatACAAAATCATCGTGGGTGAGATGAACCTATAagtagaaaatatacattacAAAATCTGTATCAGAATCGTTTGTGTTTTGATTAACAGACCTCTCTCTTTAGTGGATTAATTTCTGGAGGCAGCATGTCCATCTCCTGGATAAGAACTGTAAGTGGGTACTTTTTGTGATTATCAAAGTCCTTCTGTCTATTGTTAAGAAGCAGAGCTGATCCCTCACTTGGGAGATTACAGGGGCTGGGTACTGCGTTTCCCAGATCCTTGCGCATTTTTTCGTAGGATAGGAAGTTCTGCAAGAatgtaaataatatttatattagtTTTGAACTCTACGAATTTAACAAACACATACCTTT from Drosophila subpulchrella strain 33 F10 #4 breed RU33 chromosome 2L, RU_Dsub_v1.1 Primary Assembly, whole genome shotgun sequence includes:
- the LOC119546882 gene encoding mitochondrial inner membrane protease ATP23 homolog, giving the protein MEFLTKVWAKEAVTPVEIEATTGTAQKKTSPQPDKAPASKESSEETTTAQKDWGYDLYPERRGETFKPKWTRVLFGMEGQENLDRFKCEENVYWCVKNGPLVKLMMGALKSSGCPIDLRRHISCEVCDPSVTGGYDPKLNQIVVCQNMAKNKSMVHGVLTHEMIHMFDYCNNDMDFRNVDHLACTEIRAANLAHCSFLSAMFQGDASPFNVKEAHQNCVKSKALASVLAVRNITKADAIAAVERVFPKCYADLEPIGRRIRRNSTDQQKAYMEGPMYGYDVY
- the LOC119547665 gene encoding ragulator complex protein LAMTOR3 homolog, producing MSDDIKKYLDGLLQKVSGLYVIQITDRDGVPLLRVSQEKNVDFALMPSFIPTFTTACDQASKLGLGRNKTIISMYSNYQVVQMNKLPLILTFVGAENCNTGHILALEHQVDGYLEDIKLAVTEA
- the LOC119547664 gene encoding glucosidase 2 subunit beta, which translates into the protein MQGLRVSQMVLIALLVALLNLNAGAASEVPRPLGVSLAKASLYQPRSGDNSWTCLDGSRSIPFSQVNDDYCDCADGSDEPGTSACPKGQFHCLNKGHQSVDIPSSQVQDGICDCCDGSDESQVVGCANTCLELGAAAAVQRRNEAELHKRGAERRLEMITRGKQLRAEREARRLELDQRRKEQELLRSEKEQLKKTAEALESEAIEIYKEQQREVEAETAQAEQEPQQMRQEASLSFVRYDTNKDGFVEVTELMVDMNLDRDRNGVVTVEEAKFFLDERERVDLDAFVTLAWPRIKPLAMLAEGLFQPPHPPKPETEQAEASTEAIQPTPPKPSEEQAELASGEDIEADEEGEEDQYDDEEPDVGVGEASPDVEDVTPPNYDPETQRLIQQANEARNALEEVERSLREIEQEVREIDDQNNKGYGQTEEWAVHDGQCYNYEDREYVYTLCPFDRASQKSRSGGAETTLGRWENWIGEPKKYSQQKYANGASCWNGPNRSAIVNIRCALEPKITAVSEPNRCEYYFEFETPAACDSEAFQADSEKLHDEL
- the LOC119546340 gene encoding uncharacterized protein LOC119546340, which translates into the protein MEDCEIFGMIFEIISDMLFGTDSSSDDDDDDSSTT